One genomic window of Ilyobacter polytropus DSM 2926 includes the following:
- a CDS encoding TolC family protein yields the protein MKRRVLVFFLTFGIFLMSFGKEVGIGVIYGDKPKEVNEHLKITLEKELWKNFENTQFDPVIKKEVTVFKKDIKDIINKLQNDSNIDAIISLDINLPENMKSAFDKLVIVPFFHGNNENIKNLNLISTDYNFKEILEMLTEIKDMEKLGIVYSGGFENTARKYKEKIISEKIFDKENINIISLDESQEKYIADILENDGLIIVSDKNIVLKKAVARASEKKIPSFSLFFRSENSANVFMGYSLKEIQERSIRAAAVNLLKYCEGREFSEMTTKLDSENLNIFLDYKVAQVLDLYPGDFLTEKIRMVNESEIGTVKLSLKDALYKLFENNTELKSKKQDLVSSSYDVKIAKAALKPNLTATFDYDKQDNTRARLYSTGAENSLQVGGKISQTLYDESTFSNITIQKKLYDAVKGEMRGKEISQIQSLIEAYLGLLKSKSRFEIEKYNMNLVKRYLSLAKTKYSIGSGGPEDVYRFESELADSVTNLEDIKSDILSGNSELNRLLGSSMDTYFSLSEDGIGDIIGFYLFRNFENELNKPWKFDKIKNYFIEQGLENSSEIKSMDAKIAAKERELKAAKRKRYVPTVTASGNYDRDVVDPWGTGSDNSDSDEYWNAGVGFSIPIYKGGELTYTKKQLEAELDKLKLDRKTMVSEISKNISSQYAKVSAAYRKIRSAEKSAESSRKNLKLKTELYVKGKITITDMLDARNSLIGAEQKKTSVKFDFFISQAMLEKLCGKYYFENSSDEKEIEFENIKDIITSK from the coding sequence ATGAAAAGGCGGGTTCTTGTATTTTTTTTAACATTTGGGATATTTCTGATGTCCTTTGGAAAAGAGGTAGGTATAGGGGTTATATATGGAGACAAGCCCAAGGAAGTCAATGAGCATTTAAAGATTACCTTAGAAAAGGAGCTTTGGAAAAATTTTGAAAATACTCAGTTTGATCCGGTAATAAAAAAAGAGGTTACTGTTTTTAAAAAAGATATTAAAGATATTATAAATAAGTTGCAAAATGACAGTAATATAGATGCTATTATATCTCTTGATATAAATTTACCTGAAAACATGAAGAGTGCTTTTGATAAACTTGTAATTGTGCCATTTTTCCACGGTAATAATGAAAATATTAAAAATTTAAATTTAATTTCAACTGATTACAATTTCAAAGAAATTTTAGAAATGCTGACTGAGATCAAAGATATGGAAAAACTAGGAATAGTATATTCTGGTGGATTTGAAAACACAGCAAGAAAATATAAAGAAAAAATAATATCTGAAAAGATTTTTGATAAGGAAAATATAAATATTATCTCTTTAGATGAATCTCAAGAAAAATATATTGCTGACATATTAGAAAATGACGGTCTAATAATTGTTTCAGATAAAAATATAGTTTTAAAGAAGGCTGTTGCAAGGGCTTCTGAAAAAAAAATTCCTAGTTTTTCTCTTTTCTTTCGTTCAGAAAACAGTGCCAATGTTTTTATGGGATATTCTTTAAAAGAGATACAAGAAAGAAGCATACGTGCTGCAGCTGTGAATCTTCTGAAATATTGTGAAGGAAGAGAGTTTTCAGAAATGACTACAAAACTAGACTCAGAAAATCTAAATATTTTTCTAGACTACAAGGTGGCTCAGGTTTTAGATTTGTATCCGGGAGATTTTCTAACTGAAAAAATCAGGATGGTAAATGAGTCAGAAATAGGAACTGTAAAACTAAGCTTAAAAGATGCTTTATATAAACTATTTGAAAACAATACAGAACTCAAATCAAAGAAACAGGATTTGGTCTCTAGTAGTTATGATGTAAAAATAGCTAAAGCTGCATTAAAACCAAATCTAACAGCTACTTTTGATTATGATAAGCAGGACAATACACGGGCTAGGCTTTATTCTACAGGTGCAGAAAATTCATTGCAGGTAGGAGGTAAAATAAGTCAGACCCTCTATGATGAAAGTACCTTTTCAAATATAACAATTCAAAAGAAACTTTATGATGCTGTAAAAGGAGAAATGAGAGGCAAAGAGATCAGTCAGATTCAAAGTTTAATTGAAGCTTATCTAGGCCTATTAAAATCTAAATCCAGATTTGAAATAGAAAAATATAATATGAACCTGGTAAAAAGATATTTAAGTCTTGCAAAAACAAAGTACAGTATCGGAAGCGGAGGACCTGAAGATGTGTATCGCTTTGAAAGTGAACTTGCTGACTCCGTAACCAACCTTGAAGATATAAAAAGTGATATATTATCTGGAAACTCAGAACTTAACAGACTTTTAGGCAGTTCAATGGACACTTATTTTTCCCTTAGTGAAGATGGGATCGGTGATATAATCGGTTTTTATCTATTCAGAAATTTTGAAAATGAATTAAATAAACCCTGGAAATTCGATAAAATCAAAAATTATTTTATCGAACAGGGTCTGGAAAATTCTTCTGAAATAAAAAGTATGGATGCTAAAATAGCTGCAAAAGAAAGGGAACTGAAGGCTGCAAAAAGAAAAAGATATGTCCCTACTGTCACAGCTAGTGGAAATTATGACAGAGATGTTGTAGACCCTTGGGGAACAGGGTCTGACAATAGTGATTCTGATGAATATTGGAATGCAGGAGTTGGCTTTTCTATACCTATATATAAAGGAGGGGAGCTGACTTACACTAAGAAACAGCTAGAAGCAGAATTAGATAAGTTAAAACTTGACAGAAAAACTATGGTTTCTGAAATTTCAAAGAATATATCTAGTCAGTATGCAAAAGTTTCTGCAGCTTACAGAAAAATAAGATCGGCGGAAAAATCAGCAGAATCTTCTAGAAAAAACCTTAAACTAAAGACAGAATTATACGTCAAAGGAAAGATAACAATCACAGATATGTTAGATGCCAGAAACAGCCTGATAGGGGCAGAACAGAAAAAAACATCTGTAAAATTTGATTTTTTCATATCTCAGGCTATGTTAGAAAAATTATGTGGAAAATATTATTTTGAAAATAGCAGTGACGAAAAAGAAATCGAGTTTGAAAATATCAAAGATATAATTACATCGAAGTAG
- a CDS encoding serine protein kinase PrkA — MKKIIFIFVLIISMTSYSQREYNYPFEDPYIATVIGSSNMMTSGVSEEVPRREYTIQINPDEKPPKHLWYHKGFQFSLVKQNHKAPLIFLIAGTGTSYSSWKMKSFERIFYDAGFHVVSISSPVNPNFLITASNIKMPGVLFNDSHDVYKVMKYIYKEIEDKVDIEEFYLMGYSLGGTQAAYVTMLDDEEKYFNFKRVLMVNPAVNLYESAKILDDMLDNNIPGGRKNVGQFLEKIYRELGQHIKGDNVEINEDTIYDSFKDNYLSQKELAALIGIAFRVAAIDVNYLGDVLNKRGVYVPKDRDIGKFESLDPYLDNINFASFTEYVRNIAYPYYAEIYDGLTLEELISKTDIHEIKDYLIKSEKIAMVTNEDELILTPDNLKFLKETFKGRSIIYPRGGHCGNMYYTTNVENMVRYFQKGVFAHEN; from the coding sequence ATGAAAAAAATAATATTTATTTTTGTCTTAATTATAAGTATGACCTCCTATTCCCAAAGAGAATACAATTATCCCTTTGAGGACCCGTATATAGCAACAGTAATAGGAAGTTCAAATATGATGACAAGTGGAGTAAGTGAAGAAGTTCCAAGGCGAGAATATACGATCCAAATAAATCCTGATGAGAAACCACCAAAACATTTATGGTATCACAAAGGGTTTCAGTTTTCCCTTGTAAAACAAAACCATAAGGCTCCCTTGATATTTCTGATAGCAGGGACAGGAACATCTTATTCATCATGGAAGATGAAGAGTTTTGAGAGAATATTTTATGATGCAGGATTTCATGTTGTATCTATTTCTTCTCCTGTAAACCCAAATTTTTTAATTACGGCATCAAATATCAAAATGCCTGGGGTTTTATTTAATGACAGTCATGATGTATATAAGGTGATGAAATATATTTACAAAGAGATAGAAGATAAGGTAGATATAGAGGAGTTTTATCTCATGGGCTACAGTCTAGGAGGCACACAGGCTGCCTATGTGACCATGCTTGATGATGAAGAAAAATATTTTAATTTCAAAAGGGTGCTTATGGTAAATCCTGCAGTGAACCTTTATGAATCTGCAAAGATACTAGATGATATGTTAGATAACAATATTCCAGGAGGAAGAAAAAATGTAGGCCAGTTTCTGGAGAAAATCTACCGAGAGTTAGGGCAGCATATAAAAGGGGACAATGTAGAGATAAATGAAGATACTATTTATGATTCTTTTAAAGACAATTATCTTTCTCAAAAAGAACTTGCTGCACTTATAGGAATAGCCTTTAGAGTAGCGGCAATTGATGTCAATTATTTAGGTGATGTTCTCAATAAAAGAGGAGTCTATGTTCCTAAAGACAGAGATATAGGGAAGTTTGAATCTTTAGACCCTTATCTGGATAACATTAATTTTGCAAGTTTTACTGAATACGTGAGAAATATAGCCTATCCTTATTATGCAGAGATATACGATGGTCTTACTTTAGAAGAGCTCATCTCAAAAACCGATATACATGAGATCAAAGATTATCTAATAAAAAGTGAAAAAATAGCTATGGTAACCAATGAAGACGAACTTATATTAACTCCTGATAATTTGAAATTTTTAAAAGAGACTTTTAAAGGAAGAAGTATAATATATCCTAGAGGCGGACACTGTGGAAATATGTATTATACGACCAATGTGGAAAACATGGTAAGATACTTTCAAAAAGGGGTGTTTGCCCATGAAAATTAA
- the adhE gene encoding bifunctional acetaldehyde-CoA/alcohol dehydrogenase, producing MTIEQTIVNVRLAQKQYSTFTQEQVDKVFREASLAANASRIKLAKMAFEETGMGIVEDKVIKNHFASEYIYNQYKDVKTCGIIEKDASYGITKIAEPIGVIAGIVPTTNPTSTAIFKALIALKTRNAIIFSPHPRAKKATVEAARIIRDAAVKAGAPENIVGWIEEPSIEASNTLMRSADLILATGGPGMVKAAYSSGVPAIGVGAGNTPVIIDDTAHIKMAVNSILLSKTFDNGVICASEQAVIATENIYEEVKKELADRGAYILKGDEISKVGKTIVIDGHLNGDIVGQSAYKIAKMAGVDVPENAKVLVGEVESVELEEPFSHEKLSPVLALYKTKSFDESLKKADRLIELGGMGHTSVLYVDELDGVDKISKFSNTMKTGRTLINMPAAQGAIGDVFNFKLAPSLTLGCGSWGGNAVSENVGVKHLINIKTVAERRENMLWFRVPEKVYFKYGSLPVALNELQGKKKAVIVTDSVLASLGYTDHITKVLEDIGVDFRIFSDVQADPTLSIVKKGAEMMQSYQPDIIIALGGGSPMDAAKIMWVMYEHPEVDFQDLAMTFMDIRKRIVEFPKMGGKAKFWAVTTSAGTGSEVTPFAVITDDKTGIKYPLADYELTPDVAVVDPQLMLSMPAGLTAASGIDVMTHAIEAYASILASDFTNPLALEAMRLTLKYLPESVKGGAKAKKAKEKMANASCAAGMAFSNAFLGVCHSMAHKLGAAFHLPHGTANALLLDEVIRFNATDKPLKMAGFAQYKYPNAKSRYAKAADYLGLTKGNENPEEKTKLLRAAIRNLKEEIGIKATIADYGISEQEFLGKLDQMVEDAFDDQCTGANPRYPLMEELREMYLRAYYGVEKFNEINNLKVTKEKTKEKAHEKKAQ from the coding sequence ATGACAATCGAACAAACTATCGTAAATGTAAGATTAGCTCAAAAACAATACTCAACTTTTACTCAGGAACAGGTGGACAAAGTTTTTAGAGAAGCTTCTCTGGCTGCCAACGCTTCAAGAATCAAACTTGCTAAAATGGCTTTTGAAGAAACTGGAATGGGAATAGTAGAGGATAAGGTTATAAAAAACCACTTCGCCTCTGAATATATCTACAACCAATATAAAGACGTTAAAACTTGCGGAATAATAGAAAAAGATGCTTCTTATGGAATAACTAAAATAGCTGAACCTATCGGGGTTATCGCTGGAATAGTTCCCACTACAAACCCTACTTCTACAGCTATATTCAAAGCTCTTATTGCATTAAAAACTAGAAATGCTATTATTTTCTCTCCACACCCGAGAGCAAAAAAAGCAACTGTTGAAGCTGCTAGAATAATAAGAGATGCTGCTGTAAAGGCAGGGGCTCCTGAAAATATCGTAGGATGGATAGAAGAGCCTTCTATCGAAGCTTCAAATACACTTATGAGATCTGCTGACCTTATCCTTGCAACAGGTGGACCTGGAATGGTAAAAGCGGCTTACTCTTCTGGTGTACCGGCTATAGGGGTTGGAGCAGGAAACACTCCTGTAATCATTGATGATACTGCACATATTAAAATGGCTGTAAACTCAATACTTCTTTCTAAAACTTTTGATAACGGAGTAATCTGTGCTTCTGAGCAGGCTGTAATTGCAACAGAAAACATCTATGAAGAAGTTAAAAAAGAATTAGCAGACAGAGGAGCATACATACTAAAGGGAGACGAAATTTCTAAAGTTGGAAAAACAATAGTAATTGACGGTCACTTAAATGGAGATATTGTAGGACAATCTGCATATAAAATTGCAAAGATGGCAGGAGTAGATGTCCCTGAAAATGCAAAAGTACTTGTAGGAGAAGTGGAATCAGTAGAATTAGAAGAGCCATTCTCACACGAAAAACTTTCTCCTGTATTAGCTCTTTATAAAACAAAGTCTTTCGATGAATCTTTAAAGAAAGCCGACAGATTAATAGAATTAGGTGGAATGGGACATACTTCTGTTCTTTATGTTGATGAGCTAGACGGAGTTGATAAAATATCTAAATTCTCAAACACAATGAAGACAGGAAGAACTCTTATAAACATGCCTGCAGCCCAAGGTGCTATCGGAGATGTATTTAACTTTAAACTAGCTCCTTCTCTTACTCTTGGTTGCGGAAGCTGGGGAGGAAATGCAGTTTCTGAAAACGTAGGAGTTAAACATCTTATAAACATAAAAACTGTAGCTGAAAGGAGAGAAAACATGCTTTGGTTCAGAGTTCCTGAGAAAGTTTACTTTAAATACGGTTCTCTTCCTGTTGCATTAAATGAGCTTCAAGGGAAGAAAAAAGCTGTCATTGTTACAGATTCAGTGCTAGCTTCACTCGGATATACAGATCATATCACAAAGGTTTTAGAAGATATCGGGGTAGACTTTAGAATATTCTCTGATGTACAAGCTGACCCTACTTTATCTATAGTAAAAAAAGGTGCTGAAATGATGCAAAGTTATCAGCCTGACATAATCATAGCCCTTGGTGGAGGATCTCCTATGGACGCCGCCAAAATTATGTGGGTAATGTATGAGCATCCTGAAGTAGATTTCCAAGATCTTGCTATGACATTTATGGATATCAGAAAGAGAATAGTTGAATTCCCTAAAATGGGTGGAAAGGCTAAATTCTGGGCTGTAACTACATCTGCAGGAACCGGTTCTGAAGTTACTCCGTTTGCAGTAATCACAGACGACAAGACAGGAATCAAGTATCCATTGGCAGATTATGAACTTACTCCTGATGTAGCTGTAGTTGATCCACAATTAATGCTTTCTATGCCTGCGGGTCTTACTGCTGCATCTGGTATAGACGTAATGACTCACGCTATTGAAGCCTATGCCTCTATACTTGCATCTGACTTTACAAACCCTCTAGCCTTAGAAGCTATGAGACTTACATTAAAATATCTTCCTGAATCAGTAAAGGGCGGAGCAAAAGCTAAAAAAGCTAAGGAAAAAATGGCAAATGCATCTTGTGCTGCCGGTATGGCATTCTCAAATGCATTCCTAGGTGTATGTCACTCAATGGCTCATAAACTAGGTGCTGCATTCCACCTTCCTCACGGAACTGCAAATGCTCTTTTATTAGATGAGGTAATCAGATTTAACGCTACTGACAAACCGTTAAAAATGGCTGGTTTCGCACAATATAAATATCCAAATGCTAAGAGTAGATATGCAAAAGCTGCTGACTACTTAGGTCTTACAAAAGGAAATGAAAATCCTGAAGAGAAAACTAAACTTCTAAGAGCTGCTATAAGAAATCTTAAAGAAGAGATCGGTATAAAGGCAACTATCGCTGACTACGGAATCTCTGAACAGGAATTCTTAGGAAAACTTGATCAAATGGTTGAAGATGCATTTGACGACCAGTGTACAGGTGCAAACCCTAGATATCCTCTTATGGAAGAACTTAGAGAGATGTACCTAAGAGCTTACTACGGAGTTGAAAAATTCAACGAAATAAACAACCTTAAAGTTACAAAAGAAAAAACTAAAGAAAAAGCTCACGAAAAAAAAGCTCAATAA
- the ilvA gene encoding threonine ammonia-lyase produces the protein MTVALEDIKKAHNTLKGSVKRTALADCPALSEITGNEVYLKLENLQKTGSFKIRGALNKISNLTEDEKSKGVIASSAGNHAQGVALGAKDMGIKATIVMPKNAPLAKVSATRSYGAEVILHGPVYDDAYAKACEIQKETGATFVHPFDDECVIAGQGTIGLEILEDLEDVDAIVVPVGGGGLLAGIAVAVKSINPDIKVIGVEASNAASMKSALQKGYVHEINTNSTIADGIAVRKAGEVTYGLIKKYVDEIITVTESEIAQAILFLIEKNRVVTEGAGAASLAAVISGKLKMTGKKIVSIISGGNIDVNFMERILNEALIKEGRRFRFRVDIPDRAGALQDLLEGITNQNANIIQIYQSMFRENLEIGKYEMDLVIECADMEHREIIKRELIDAGYDIY, from the coding sequence ATGACAGTAGCATTAGAAGATATAAAAAAAGCACACAATACTTTAAAGGGTTCTGTGAAAAGAACTGCTTTGGCTGATTGTCCGGCTTTGAGTGAAATAACTGGAAATGAGGTATATCTTAAACTGGAAAATCTTCAAAAGACAGGTTCTTTTAAGATAAGAGGAGCTTTAAATAAAATATCCAATCTTACTGAAGATGAAAAATCAAAAGGTGTAATAGCATCTTCTGCAGGTAACCACGCTCAAGGTGTTGCACTAGGTGCAAAAGATATGGGGATCAAGGCAACAATAGTTATGCCAAAAAATGCTCCTCTTGCTAAAGTGTCTGCAACCAGAAGTTATGGTGCAGAGGTAATATTGCATGGTCCTGTATATGATGATGCCTATGCAAAAGCCTGTGAGATTCAAAAAGAAACTGGGGCTACCTTTGTACATCCCTTTGATGATGAATGTGTTATCGCAGGTCAGGGAACAATAGGGCTAGAGATATTAGAGGATTTAGAAGACGTTGATGCTATCGTGGTTCCTGTAGGTGGAGGAGGTCTTCTAGCAGGGATAGCGGTAGCTGTAAAATCTATAAACCCAGATATAAAGGTAATCGGGGTAGAAGCCTCAAATGCTGCCTCAATGAAATCAGCTCTTCAAAAAGGCTATGTCCATGAGATAAATACAAACTCTACAATTGCCGATGGTATAGCAGTTAGAAAGGCAGGAGAGGTGACCTATGGCCTTATTAAAAAATATGTTGATGAGATAATTACCGTTACTGAATCTGAGATAGCTCAGGCTATATTGTTTCTCATAGAAAAAAACAGAGTAGTAACTGAAGGTGCAGGAGCTGCATCTCTGGCAGCTGTAATTTCTGGAAAACTGAAAATGACAGGTAAAAAAATAGTGTCTATAATTTCCGGTGGAAATATAGATGTGAATTTTATGGAAAGAATATTAAATGAGGCCCTTATAAAAGAGGGTAGAAGATTTAGGTTCAGGGTGGATATTCCTGACAGGGCAGGGGCCCTTCAAGACCTTCTGGAAGGAATAACCAATCAGAATGCAAATATAATTCAGATATATCAGTCTATGTTTAGAGAAAATCTTGAAATAGGAAAGTATGAGATGGATCTTGTAATTGAATGTGCTGACATGGAGCACAGAGAGATAATAAAAAGAGAACTTATAGATGCAGGATACGACATATATTAA
- a CDS encoding MlaA family lipoprotein has translation MKIKYMIVLILIVFGVSCSSVEKKSISKENERILKMKEDSGNYFRAYDPWEPFNRRVYYFNAKFDEYIFLPVVDTYRYVTPNFVEEGVHNFFSNLSEIKTFFNSSLQLKGKKSLVTFNRFTINSTFGILGFFDLASRVGLRQYKEDFGQTLAYYGVKSGPYLVLPLLGPSTLRDATGLGVDTLVQNYADPLNLGDASRNDTEFLVTNSVDNRSNVNFRYYSTGTPFEYEYLRFLYIKIREIQGQN, from the coding sequence ATGAAAATTAAATATATGATAGTTCTAATTTTAATTGTATTTGGAGTATCCTGCAGTTCAGTAGAGAAAAAATCGATCTCCAAAGAAAATGAAAGAATACTGAAGATGAAAGAAGACAGTGGGAATTACTTTAGAGCCTATGATCCATGGGAACCTTTTAACAGAAGGGTGTATTATTTCAATGCAAAATTTGACGAATATATATTTCTTCCTGTTGTGGACACCTATAGGTATGTAACACCGAACTTTGTAGAAGAAGGGGTACATAATTTTTTTAGTAATCTCAGTGAAATTAAAACCTTTTTCAACTCATCCCTTCAGTTAAAGGGAAAGAAAAGTCTTGTAACATTTAACAGATTTACAATTAATAGTACTTTTGGAATTTTAGGTTTCTTTGATCTGGCCTCACGAGTTGGTCTAAGGCAATATAAGGAAGACTTTGGGCAGACTTTGGCCTACTATGGAGTGAAGTCGGGACCTTATTTAGTTTTGCCACTTCTTGGGCCTAGCACCTTAAGAGATGCCACTGGCCTAGGTGTGGATACCTTAGTCCAGAATTATGCAGACCCTTTGAATCTAGGAGATGCCAGCAGGAATGATACAGAATTTCTGGTAACAAACTCAGTAGACAACAGAAGTAATGTTAATTTTAGATATTATAGTACGGGAACTCCCTTTGAATATGAATATCTGAGATTTTTATATATTAAAATCCGTGAAATACAGGGTCAAAATTGA